Proteins found in one Methanospirillum hungatei JF-1 genomic segment:
- a CDS encoding MBL fold metallo-hydrolase: protein MNISVLASGSKGNCVYIEGTSGALIIDAGRSAREILGTKDRKGRLFEAGGNRDLIEGILITHEHGDHVKGLGPLGNALKVSAYGTSGTLDVTNRMIQTKKNFTFQSVHPGDPFSIGDFTVTAFSVSHDATDPVGYLIEEGGLRICYCTDTGVVTSGMMEMIKKSDGVILESNHCPQMLKDGPYPAFLKRRIASSRGHLSNEDAGMVLAEISRSIHCAILAHLSEENNEPGLAIRKAHEALGLAADDVDLFAASSIDTKTRPPHRKPKQQCRRQCLDDCWKITISL from the coding sequence ATGAACATATCAGTCCTTGCCAGCGGGAGCAAGGGCAACTGTGTATATATTGAAGGGACGTCCGGGGCTCTTATCATCGATGCCGGACGATCTGCACGCGAGATCCTGGGCACAAAAGACCGGAAGGGACGGCTTTTTGAGGCAGGAGGAAACCGCGACCTTATCGAAGGGATACTCATCACCCATGAACATGGGGACCATGTAAAAGGACTGGGCCCTCTTGGAAACGCTCTGAAAGTGTCGGCATATGGGACGAGCGGGACCCTTGATGTAACTAACCGGATGATACAGACAAAGAAAAATTTCACCTTTCAATCGGTCCATCCGGGTGATCCCTTCTCCATCGGTGATTTTACCGTAACAGCTTTTTCAGTTTCGCATGACGCAACCGATCCGGTCGGATACCTTATTGAAGAAGGGGGGTTGCGGATCTGCTACTGCACTGATACCGGAGTTGTCACGTCTGGCATGATGGAGATGATAAAAAAATCTGACGGCGTGATCCTTGAGTCAAATCATTGTCCGCAGATGCTCAAAGACGGACCATACCCGGCTTTTCTCAAACGCAGAATTGCATCTTCACGGGGGCATCTCTCAAATGAGGATGCAGGAATGGTCCTTGCAGAAATTTCCCGGTCTATCCATTGTGCCATCCTTGCCCACCTATCAGAGGAGAATAACGAACCTGGTCTTGCCATCAGAAAGGCTCATGAAGCATTAGGGCTTGCAGCAGATGATGTGGATCTCTTTGCTGCATCATCAATTGATACCAAGACGCGACCCCCACACCGAAAACCCAAACAGCAGTGCAGAAGGCAATGCCTGGATGACTGCTGGAAGATAACTATCTCCCTGTAA
- a CDS encoding ATP-dependent DNA ligase → MIFLEFAELCSRLEKISGRLETISILAETISSLSDDDLPHFCRLILGKPFPEWSGKKLGVGPNLLYEAVAYVTGRKREEVIDRLSRVGDAGAAVEELLSQKSQTSFFTVELTLADIMAALIEISGMEGGRSQKEKVRVIQRILSSASPLEGHYITAILLEDFRIGVGEGNLRDAIAQAFSVDPNLVEYANQVRNDMGEVAVLARKGEEALRSVRLVPFHPVRMMLARQGTISGVLKEGDPVAVEFKYDGARFQFHKQNKTCRMYSRRLEEVTNAMPDVVALLDEALPDDIIVDGEVIAVQGGHPMPFQTVLRRFRRKHNVAEAADAITMIPNLFDILYYNQEMLIDLPFRERRNILTQVASRYVTPQLVSDDETEIEAYYHTALDAGHEGVMLKLQGSRYTPGVRGKDWVKIKPEADTLDLVVTGAEWGEGKRAHVFGSFLLSVRDDDRLVPISRVATGFSDEQLIWLFDTLQDDIIRKDGKMVYFEPRLVFEIGYSEIQKSPNYEGGYALRFPRFIEVREDKDLKEANTAEDVEERYIQTHSSLNT, encoded by the coding sequence ATGATATTTCTTGAATTTGCAGAATTGTGTTCCAGGCTTGAGAAAATATCAGGAAGACTGGAGACCATCTCCATTCTGGCAGAGACGATATCATCTCTCTCTGATGATGATCTTCCTCATTTCTGCCGCCTTATTCTGGGAAAACCCTTTCCGGAATGGAGTGGGAAAAAGCTCGGTGTCGGTCCGAATCTCCTGTATGAAGCTGTTGCCTATGTTACCGGCAGAAAACGTGAGGAAGTCATTGACCGTCTGAGCCGGGTCGGGGATGCCGGTGCTGCGGTTGAAGAACTCCTCTCCCAGAAATCACAGACATCTTTTTTCACCGTTGAACTGACTCTTGCTGACATTATGGCTGCCCTTATCGAGATATCCGGAATGGAGGGCGGACGATCCCAGAAAGAAAAGGTCCGGGTTATCCAGCGAATACTCTCCAGTGCCTCACCTCTTGAGGGGCATTACATCACTGCAATTCTCCTCGAAGATTTTCGGATTGGGGTCGGTGAAGGAAACCTTCGGGATGCCATCGCTCAGGCCTTCTCAGTCGACCCGAACCTTGTTGAGTATGCGAATCAGGTCAGAAATGACATGGGAGAAGTCGCGGTGCTGGCACGAAAGGGAGAAGAAGCTCTCCGCTCAGTCCGGCTGGTTCCGTTCCATCCGGTCAGGATGATGCTTGCACGGCAGGGAACAATATCAGGTGTCCTAAAAGAAGGAGATCCGGTTGCGGTTGAGTTCAAGTATGATGGGGCGAGGTTTCAGTTCCACAAGCAGAACAAAACCTGCAGGATGTACTCCCGCCGGCTTGAAGAGGTCACCAATGCGATGCCTGATGTTGTTGCACTCCTTGACGAGGCTCTTCCTGATGACATTATTGTGGATGGAGAGGTTATTGCAGTTCAGGGCGGCCACCCAATGCCATTTCAGACCGTTCTCCGGAGGTTTCGAAGAAAGCACAATGTAGCCGAGGCAGCGGATGCTATCACGATGATCCCAAACCTCTTTGACATCCTCTACTACAATCAGGAGATGCTTATTGATCTGCCATTTCGCGAGAGACGGAATATACTGACACAGGTTGCATCCAGGTATGTAACCCCTCAGCTCGTATCGGATGATGAGACAGAGATAGAGGCATACTACCACACCGCCCTTGATGCTGGTCATGAGGGAGTCATGCTGAAATTACAGGGGTCACGGTACACACCCGGTGTCAGGGGAAAAGACTGGGTGAAGATAAAACCGGAGGCCGATACCCTGGACCTTGTGGTAACCGGTGCAGAGTGGGGTGAAGGGAAACGTGCTCATGTTTTTGGATCTTTTTTACTTTCAGTCAGAGATGATGACAGACTGGTTCCTATAAGCCGGGTTGCCACCGGGTTTTCAGACGAACAACTGATCTGGTTGTTTGACACCCTGCAGGATGATATTATCAGGAAAGATGGGAAAATGGTTTATTTTGAACCCAGGCTGGTCTTTGAGATCGGGTATTCGGAGATTCAGAAAAGTCCCAATTACGAGGGAGGGTATGCTCTCCGGTTTCCCCGGTTTATTGAGGTACGAGAAGATAAAGACCTGAAAGAAGCAAATACGGCAGAAGATGTCGAGGAGAGATATATACAGACACACAGTTCTCTAAATACATGA
- the speD gene encoding adenosylmethionine decarboxylase codes for MNGLHLIADMYRCTCTADLLCDQSKLEKLCVDACMNAGLTPLGTYFHQFMDENGNKAGVTGNVVLAESHLAIHTWPENNGVTLDVYVCNYSRDNSDRARQTFQEVTSALAPEEMASHEVIRGEINAARAAAI; via the coding sequence ATGAATGGACTACATCTAATTGCTGATATGTACCGCTGCACCTGCACTGCTGATCTACTGTGTGACCAGAGCAAGTTAGAGAAACTCTGTGTGGATGCATGTATGAACGCTGGTCTTACCCCGCTTGGAACATATTTCCACCAGTTTATGGATGAAAACGGAAATAAAGCAGGAGTCACGGGAAACGTGGTTTTGGCAGAGTCACATCTCGCCATCCACACCTGGCCGGAAAATAACGGGGTGACCCTTGACGTCTATGTCTGTAACTACAGCAGGGATAACAGTGATCGGGCCAGACAGACCTTTCAGGAAGTAACATCTGCCCTTGCCCCCGAAGAGATGGCAAGCCATGAAGTCATCAGAGGAGAGATCAACGCTGCCAGAGCTGCAGCAATCTGA
- the speE gene encoding polyamine aminopropyltransferase, giving the protein MDTSLFSDLLCESLNDNSGFFFKKGRLLEQGETPFQVYEVWDTPELGKLFRLDGYFMTSERDEFFYHENMIHPALVSHPEPETVLIIGGGDGGSADEVFKHPSVKRIVLVELDKAVIDLSRKYFESVHHGSLDDPRMEILIEDGLKYVREIGPGKEEKFDLIVLDLTDPLGPAAELYSPRFMAECKALLNEGGMFVLHIGPPVYAPQRVSGLMKNLTSVFHIVAPYFVYIPLYGSLWGMACASDTRDPRQTNKARVDEIIRERSLPNLQYYNGATHEAGFALPEYLKKILSS; this is encoded by the coding sequence ATGGATACATCTCTTTTTTCAGACCTGCTCTGTGAATCACTGAATGATAACAGCGGGTTTTTCTTTAAAAAGGGAAGACTGCTGGAGCAGGGTGAAACGCCCTTTCAAGTCTATGAGGTCTGGGATACTCCGGAGCTTGGAAAACTCTTCCGGCTGGACGGATATTTCATGACATCAGAGAGGGATGAGTTCTTTTACCATGAGAATATGATTCATCCCGCCCTCGTCTCTCATCCTGAACCAGAGACCGTCCTCATCATCGGTGGCGGGGATGGCGGATCAGCTGACGAGGTATTCAAGCACCCGTCGGTGAAACGGATCGTTCTTGTCGAACTGGACAAAGCGGTTATTGACCTTTCACGCAAGTACTTTGAATCGGTACACCATGGATCTCTTGATGATCCCCGGATGGAGATTCTCATTGAAGACGGGCTGAAATATGTCAGGGAGATCGGACCAGGAAAAGAAGAAAAGTTTGATCTGATCGTTCTGGACCTGACCGATCCCCTGGGTCCGGCTGCCGAGCTCTATTCACCACGATTTATGGCAGAGTGTAAGGCACTTCTGAATGAGGGAGGTATGTTTGTCCTCCACATCGGACCGCCTGTCTATGCACCGCAGCGGGTATCCGGGCTTATGAAAAACCTTACCAGTGTCTTTCACATCGTGGCCCCATACTTTGTGTATATTCCGCTCTATGGAAGCCTCTGGGGTATGGCCTGTGCATCTGATACCAGAGATCCCAGACAGACGAACAAAGCGAGGGTAGATGAGATTATCAGGGAACGTTCACTACCAAATCTTCAGTATTATAACGGGGCTACTCATGAAGCAGGATTTGCCCTGCCTGAGTATCTGAAAAAAATACTTTCCTCGTAA
- a CDS encoding glutamate--tRNA ligase: protein MDDVRSVLLIAALSNAVKHKSVPAAGAVMGAILGTHPELRSKAGEIKGLLGSVLEEVSSLSAEDREEKLKTIAPDQYASLFEKKEKKKIGLPDLPKAEGGVVMRFAPNPSGPLHLGHARAAFLNDEYIRRYGGKYILRIEDTDPKRVDPDAYDMVREDIAWMGLSIAETIFQSDRFSKYYEVGKELIQKGHAYVCRCDNEKFKDLKMHKTACPCRSQSPEEALDLFDQMLDGAFTEGEVGVRLKTDLSHPDPAMRDYPLFRVLTSTPHQRVDAIVYPLMNLSVAVDDHLLGMTHVIRGKDHIANTKRQEFIFRYMGWETPVYRHYGRMGIEGVVLSTSQMRAGIQSGEYSGWDDVRLGTLRAMARRGIQPQAVRNAVVEIGIGETDIQFSWENLYAKNKEIIDSQADRFFFVPDPVLVPVSGSDPVVAKAMRYPGDESRGYREIPFAGSLYLPKAELESGAAYIRLKDLFNIKVLYEGDIIRGEYAGDDLQEARSKKAPIIQWLPENHANPCTLKTPDGDVSGVCEPEAVTTQDRIVQFERVGFARIDAAGNPAVAYFTHR, encoded by the coding sequence ATGGACGACGTGCGTTCTGTATTGCTCATCGCTGCTCTCTCCAATGCAGTGAAACATAAGAGTGTGCCGGCTGCAGGGGCAGTGATGGGTGCCATTCTTGGAACTCATCCGGAACTTCGTTCAAAGGCCGGTGAGATAAAAGGATTACTGGGATCAGTTCTGGAAGAGGTTTCTTCGTTATCTGCCGAAGATCGGGAAGAGAAGCTGAAAACCATTGCTCCTGACCAGTATGCCTCCCTCTTTGAAAAGAAGGAGAAGAAGAAGATCGGTCTTCCAGATCTTCCAAAGGCTGAAGGGGGGGTTGTGATGCGGTTTGCTCCCAATCCCTCAGGGCCGCTTCATCTTGGACATGCACGGGCAGCATTTCTCAATGATGAGTATATCCGGCGGTATGGCGGGAAGTATATCCTCCGGATAGAGGACACCGATCCAAAACGGGTAGATCCCGATGCCTATGATATGGTCAGGGAGGATATCGCATGGATGGGTCTTTCCATCGCCGAAACCATCTTCCAGTCAGACCGGTTTTCAAAATATTATGAGGTCGGAAAGGAGCTTATTCAGAAAGGTCATGCCTATGTCTGCCGGTGTGACAATGAGAAGTTTAAGGATCTCAAGATGCACAAGACCGCCTGTCCATGCCGGAGTCAGTCCCCTGAAGAAGCACTGGACCTCTTTGACCAGATGCTTGACGGGGCATTTACCGAGGGAGAGGTTGGGGTCAGGTTAAAGACCGACCTCTCTCATCCTGACCCGGCCATGCGTGATTATCCGCTATTCCGGGTTCTCACGTCCACTCCTCACCAGCGGGTTGATGCTATCGTATACCCGCTCATGAACCTCTCCGTGGCGGTAGATGATCACCTCCTAGGCATGACTCATGTTATCAGGGGGAAGGATCATATTGCCAATACAAAACGGCAGGAGTTCATCTTCAGGTATATGGGCTGGGAGACTCCGGTATACCGGCATTACGGCCGGATGGGTATAGAAGGCGTGGTCCTCTCAACCTCCCAGATGCGGGCCGGAATCCAGTCAGGTGAGTATTCCGGATGGGACGATGTCAGGCTTGGAACACTTCGTGCCATGGCACGCCGGGGTATTCAGCCACAGGCTGTTCGGAATGCGGTTGTTGAGATCGGTATCGGGGAGACTGATATCCAGTTCTCATGGGAAAACCTCTACGCAAAGAATAAAGAGATCATTGACAGTCAGGCTGACCGGTTCTTCTTTGTTCCTGATCCGGTTCTGGTTCCCGTATCCGGAAGTGACCCGGTTGTGGCAAAAGCAATGAGATATCCGGGAGATGAATCGAGGGGATACCGTGAGATTCCCTTTGCCGGAAGTCTCTACCTGCCAAAGGCTGAACTTGAATCTGGTGCAGCATATATCAGGCTCAAGGATCTCTTCAATATCAAAGTGCTCTATGAAGGTGATATTATCCGGGGGGAGTATGCCGGTGATGATCTGCAGGAAGCCAGAAGTAAAAAAGCCCCGATCATCCAGTGGCTTCCGGAAAACCATGCAAACCCCTGCACCCTGAAAACTCCTGATGGGGATGTCAGTGGGGTATGTGAGCCTGAAGCAGTCACAACACAGGATAGAATTGTCCAGTTTGAGCGGGTTGGGTTTGCACGTATTGATGCAGCCGGCAATCCTGCGGTGGCATACTTTACCCACCGCTGA
- a CDS encoding polyprenyl synthetase family protein translates to MELETYLKKTADEVNSLLQDCYGDPKTALSRAANHLLFAGGKRLRPALFKLAADAVTPGASQKIMQAGLALEVTHNFTLIHDDIMDKDVYRRGQKTVHTLWGEPAAILAGDVLYARAFFLICNAEAPEGAKVRAISLLARTCEEICEGQQQDMSFEEREDVTRDEYLDMITKKTGVLYGAAAAIGSLLAGGSEAQVDALYTYGCKIGAAFQIQDDLIDLLASSEKSGKDQASDIREGKQTLIAITAREKGIDLKPWRRSLSKDDIVSLIALLNEKGVIHSVEQEANDMISSAINGLSVLPDTTEKKLLADLAWYFIKRDY, encoded by the coding sequence ATGGAGCTTGAGACATACCTGAAAAAAACAGCAGACGAGGTCAATTCTCTCCTGCAGGATTGTTATGGAGATCCGAAAACTGCCCTCTCCAGGGCAGCAAATCACCTGTTATTCGCCGGAGGAAAACGTCTCCGTCCGGCATTATTCAAACTGGCAGCAGATGCCGTAACTCCCGGGGCATCACAGAAGATAATGCAAGCCGGCCTCGCCCTTGAGGTGACTCATAACTTCACGCTGATTCATGATGACATCATGGACAAGGATGTGTACCGGCGTGGTCAGAAGACTGTACATACTCTTTGGGGTGAGCCTGCTGCAATACTTGCTGGAGATGTTCTCTATGCCCGAGCATTCTTCCTAATTTGTAATGCTGAAGCTCCGGAAGGTGCAAAGGTCCGGGCGATATCTCTTCTTGCAAGAACCTGTGAGGAGATATGCGAAGGCCAGCAGCAGGATATGTCTTTTGAAGAGCGGGAAGATGTGACCCGAGATGAGTACCTGGACATGATCACCAAGAAGACGGGCGTGCTCTATGGTGCTGCAGCAGCTATTGGTTCTCTTCTTGCAGGGGGTTCGGAAGCACAGGTTGATGCACTCTATACCTACGGGTGCAAAATCGGTGCAGCCTTCCAGATTCAGGATGATCTCATCGATCTCCTCGCCTCCTCTGAAAAGTCAGGAAAGGATCAGGCCTCAGACATCAGGGAGGGAAAACAGACTCTGATTGCCATTACTGCACGCGAGAAGGGGATTGATCTCAAACCTTGGCGTCGCTCGCTGAGCAAAGATGATATCGTATCCCTCATTGCCCTGCTGAATGAAAAAGGGGTGATCCACTCCGTAGAGCAGGAAGCGAATGATATGATCAGTTCTGCAATCAATGGTCTTTCTGTCCTTCCTGATACAACCGAAAAGAAACTGCTTGCTGATCTTGCCTGGTACTTTATCAAAAGGGACTACTGA
- a CDS encoding RNase J family beta-CASP ribonuclease, which yields MDIEILAVGGYNEFGRNMTAVRCGKEIVIFDMGIRLDSLMMYPDIEMENTHSLDLIQMGVIPDDTVMNQLEGTVKAVILSHGHLDHIGAVPKLVHRYNAPIIGTPYTIELVKQQIEGEKKFGVNNKLIALKCGQRYNISNTLGMEFVRTQHSIIDTATVALYTPKGAIVYALDFKLDRNPVLGEPPDFAKLKKIGKEGVLCLITESTNVNKKGRCPSEQIAKNMVRDVITSYEDDKNAIIVSTFASHIARVKTIAECAHEIGRKPLLLGRSMERYCVTAEQMKMVRFPDTTSVFGNRRVVERTLRRLIKSGKEQYVPIVTGHQGEPGSILTRIAQNDTPYKIERGDKVMISAQLIPNDMNRAQRYRMFTMLKSQGARIFDELHVSGHAYCEDHYEMVHLLNPQFIISAHGGIDLTSEYLGLATELGYTLNKDFFLMANGQRQKLA from the coding sequence TTGGACATTGAGATCCTTGCAGTGGGCGGGTATAATGAGTTTGGGCGAAATATGACCGCCGTCCGCTGCGGAAAGGAGATAGTAATATTTGATATGGGGATCAGGCTTGATTCCCTGATGATGTATCCCGATATAGAGATGGAAAATACCCATTCACTGGACCTTATCCAGATGGGTGTAATACCTGATGATACCGTCATGAACCAGCTTGAAGGGACGGTCAAGGCCGTTATCCTCTCCCATGGTCATCTTGACCATATTGGGGCAGTACCAAAACTGGTTCACCGGTACAATGCTCCTATTATCGGGACTCCATATACCATTGAATTGGTAAAGCAGCAGATAGAGGGTGAAAAGAAATTCGGAGTCAATAACAAACTGATTGCACTGAAATGTGGACAACGATACAATATCTCAAATACTCTGGGAATGGAATTTGTCCGCACACAGCACAGTATTATCGATACGGCAACGGTCGCCCTGTATACACCAAAAGGGGCTATCGTCTATGCACTGGACTTTAAACTTGACCGGAATCCTGTACTCGGGGAACCACCGGACTTTGCCAAACTCAAAAAGATTGGGAAAGAAGGGGTGCTCTGTCTGATCACCGAGTCCACCAACGTGAACAAGAAAGGCAGGTGTCCGAGTGAGCAGATCGCCAAAAACATGGTCCGTGACGTTATCACCAGTTATGAAGATGACAAGAACGCGATCATCGTCAGTACATTTGCATCACATATCGCACGGGTAAAGACCATAGCTGAATGTGCACATGAGATTGGGCGTAAGCCCCTGCTCCTTGGACGTTCCATGGAACGGTACTGTGTCACCGCAGAACAGATGAAGATGGTCAGGTTCCCTGATACCACCAGTGTATTCGGAAACCGCCGGGTGGTTGAGCGAACACTACGACGGCTGATTAAATCAGGTAAGGAACAGTATGTACCGATCGTTACCGGTCACCAGGGAGAACCTGGTTCAATTCTAACGAGGATAGCCCAGAATGACACTCCGTATAAGATAGAACGGGGTGATAAGGTGATGATCAGTGCCCAGCTGATCCCGAATGATATGAATCGTGCCCAGCGGTACCGGATGTTTACTATGTTAAAATCACAGGGTGCGAGGATATTTGATGAACTTCACGTGAGCGGTCATGCATACTGCGAGGATCATTATGAGATGGTACATCTCTTAAACCCGCAATTTATTATATCAGCTCATGGTGGGATTGATCTTACCTCAGAGTATCTGGGGCTTGCAACCGAACTTGGGTACACCCTGAACAAGGATTTCTTCCTGATGGCAAACGGTCAGAGACAGAAACTGGCATAA
- the fni gene encoding type 2 isopentenyl-diphosphate Delta-isomerase, whose protein sequence is MNRREFTSSRKLDHLRICLDEHIESGSTGFDDIRLVHEALPDCDMDRLSLETRFLGHNLGSPLFISAMTGGHPETKDVNAVLGEIAGEFDLGIGVGSQRAAIENPELADTFSIVREKAPDTFIVGNLGIVQLRDHGIEWAERAVEMIDADALAIHLNFLQEAIQPEGDHDAGGCYAALRELCRDLKVPVIVKETGSGISYETGIRCFGAGAACVDIGGYGGSSWALIESHRSGSVAGKEDLHLKGLGERFGEWGLPTVVSLYETTRCGGPVIASGGIRSGIDITKALVMGAHLAGMALPLLKPACEGPDVLRETIRTIHQELRISMFLTGKTRISELPQARWYLTGKTREMIENLPGGDRIGH, encoded by the coding sequence ATGAACCGCAGGGAATTTACCTCCTCCCGAAAACTTGATCACCTTCGTATCTGTCTTGATGAACATATTGAATCCGGCAGCACCGGCTTTGATGATATCAGGCTAGTCCATGAAGCACTCCCCGACTGTGATATGGACCGTCTGTCACTTGAGACCCGGTTTTTAGGGCATAATCTGGGTTCTCCCCTGTTTATATCTGCCATGACCGGCGGACATCCGGAGACAAAAGATGTCAATGCGGTTCTTGGAGAGATAGCCGGTGAATTTGACCTTGGTATTGGTGTCGGATCCCAGCGGGCTGCAATAGAAAATCCCGAGCTGGCCGATACGTTCTCTATCGTCAGGGAAAAAGCACCCGATACGTTTATTGTCGGGAACCTGGGCATTGTGCAGCTCAGGGATCATGGCATTGAGTGGGCAGAACGTGCGGTTGAGATGATAGATGCAGATGCCCTGGCAATTCATCTCAACTTCCTTCAGGAAGCAATTCAGCCGGAGGGAGATCATGATGCAGGCGGATGTTATGCCGCTCTTCGTGAACTCTGCAGGGACCTGAAGGTTCCGGTAATAGTAAAGGAGACCGGTTCGGGCATTTCATATGAAACCGGGATCCGGTGCTTTGGTGCAGGAGCAGCATGTGTGGATATTGGTGGATATGGAGGCTCATCATGGGCTCTCATTGAAAGCCACCGGTCGGGGAGTGTTGCCGGTAAAGAAGATCTGCACCTGAAGGGATTAGGCGAGCGGTTTGGAGAGTGGGGTCTTCCGACTGTAGTGAGCCTGTATGAAACAACCCGGTGCGGGGGACCGGTTATAGCAAGCGGGGGGATTCGATCCGGAATAGATATCACGAAGGCACTGGTAATGGGTGCCCATCTTGCCGGAATGGCACTTCCACTCTTAAAACCCGCCTGCGAAGGCCCTGATGTATTACGGGAAACTATCCGGACCATTCACCAGGAACTCCGGATAAGTATGTTCCTTACCGGAAAAACCCGAATATCCGAGTTACCACAGGCCCGGTGGTATCTCACCGGTAAGACACGGGAAATGATAGAAAATCTTCCAGGAGGAGACAGAATTGGACATTGA